Proteins from one Vibrio coralliirubri genomic window:
- a CDS encoding GntR family transcriptional regulator, whose amino-acid sequence MTVLKNSVSKGVKTKVTGQTQDDVVYCHIFDAILEQRLPPATKLSEEALAEIFGVSRTIIRRALLRLSLEQVVVIRPNRGAVIAAPTVDEAKQIFKAREVMEIAITELAVKNATKTQIDECRKLVAKENCAFDQGDYGSGLRLSGEFHIKLAEMAENAPLLAFQRSLVSQTSLLIAQYETGSHSNCSLDEHEGLLDAIESGDEEQAVDLMREHLSHIRSKLNLDSNTASSDLHVVFSDLLKSKS is encoded by the coding sequence ATGACAGTTCTCAAAAACTCTGTCTCCAAAGGTGTAAAAACGAAAGTAACAGGCCAGACTCAAGACGATGTTGTTTACTGCCATATCTTCGACGCGATACTAGAACAAAGGCTGCCACCAGCCACCAAATTAAGCGAAGAAGCACTAGCAGAAATCTTTGGCGTTAGCCGTACTATTATCCGCCGTGCCTTGCTGCGCCTCTCCTTAGAACAAGTTGTGGTGATCCGTCCTAACCGAGGTGCTGTGATTGCAGCCCCAACAGTAGACGAAGCCAAGCAGATATTTAAAGCACGTGAAGTGATGGAAATTGCTATCACTGAGCTAGCGGTTAAGAACGCAACCAAAACCCAAATCGACGAGTGTAGAAAACTGGTCGCTAAAGAGAACTGCGCCTTTGACCAAGGTGACTATGGTTCTGGCTTACGTTTGTCTGGTGAGTTCCACATCAAACTGGCTGAAATGGCTGAGAACGCGCCACTGCTGGCTTTCCAACGCAGCTTGGTATCGCAAACCTCTCTGCTTATTGCCCAGTACGAAACCGGTAGCCACTCGAACTGCTCTTTGGATGAGCATGAAGGATTGCTGGATGCGATAGAGTCTGGCGATGAAGAGCAAGCCGTTGACCTAATGCGAGAGCATTTAAGCCACATTCGCTCCAAGCTCAACCTAGACAGCAACACAGCTTCGAGCGACCTGCATGTGGTGTTCTCAGATCTGCTCAAGAGCAAGTCATAA
- the xdhA gene encoding xanthine dehydrogenase small subunit encodes MTVLNYLRTKVNKTGTKEGCGSGDCGACTVVLGEVVDGQLQYRSVNSCLTFVSALHGKQLITVEDLQNRDRSLHPVQKAVVDFHGSQCGYCTPGFIMSMFALGKNKPDASKEDVMESLAGNLCRCTGYRPIVDAAMSLSTDQPLIDQFAELERNTIKKLESIQDTEANLRLGHLTAFSPKSTDELAKLFQAHPNAKLVAGGTDLALEVTQFHREIETLISVNLVEDMKVCEETDTDLIIGANLPISDSYALLKKHYPDFGELLHRFASLQVRNQGTIGGNVANASPIGDTPPLLIALNAKIKLRCGDESRTMPIEDYFISYKVTAQKESEFIEQIIIPKPTNDSFRAYKLSKRLDDDISAVCGAFDIQIEDGKVSYARIAFGGMAATPKRAARCENTLLGKPWTDANIKLAMQELYNDFEPLSDFRASQEYRSLSAANMLRRYFIEQQNKNNQIETRVTSYV; translated from the coding sequence ATGACAGTGCTCAACTACCTTCGTACCAAGGTTAATAAAACCGGTACAAAAGAAGGTTGTGGGTCGGGTGACTGTGGCGCATGTACGGTAGTTCTGGGTGAGGTGGTTGATGGACAACTGCAATACCGCTCAGTGAACTCTTGCCTTACGTTCGTTTCAGCGCTGCATGGCAAACAACTGATCACGGTAGAAGATCTGCAAAATCGAGATCGCTCATTGCACCCAGTCCAGAAGGCAGTAGTTGATTTTCACGGTTCACAGTGTGGTTACTGCACGCCCGGCTTCATCATGTCGATGTTTGCCCTAGGCAAAAACAAACCCGATGCGAGCAAAGAAGACGTCATGGAATCACTGGCGGGTAACCTATGTCGCTGTACGGGCTACCGACCAATTGTTGATGCCGCGATGTCGCTTTCAACAGACCAACCTTTGATCGACCAGTTCGCTGAGCTCGAACGCAACACCATCAAGAAGCTAGAAAGTATTCAAGACACCGAGGCCAACTTACGCCTTGGTCACCTCACCGCTTTTTCCCCGAAAAGCACTGATGAGCTGGCCAAGCTTTTTCAAGCCCACCCGAACGCTAAGCTGGTTGCTGGCGGTACGGATTTAGCACTGGAAGTGACGCAATTCCATCGTGAGATTGAAACGCTGATCAGCGTAAACCTTGTTGAAGACATGAAGGTATGTGAAGAGACCGACACCGATTTAATCATTGGCGCTAACCTGCCTATCAGTGACTCTTACGCGCTACTGAAAAAACACTACCCCGATTTTGGTGAACTGCTGCATCGCTTTGCTTCACTGCAAGTACGTAACCAAGGCACCATCGGCGGTAACGTGGCGAATGCCTCGCCTATCGGTGACACTCCTCCTCTGCTGATTGCCCTGAACGCGAAGATCAAACTGCGCTGTGGTGATGAGTCACGTACCATGCCGATCGAAGATTACTTCATCAGCTACAAGGTGACGGCTCAAAAAGAGAGTGAATTCATTGAGCAGATCATCATTCCTAAGCCAACTAACGACAGCTTCCGAGCTTACAAACTGTCTAAACGTTTAGATGATGATATCTCTGCAGTGTGTGGTGCATTCGATATTCAAATCGAAGACGGCAAGGTTTCTTACGCTCGTATCGCCTTTGGCGGTATGGCAGCAACGCCTAAGCGAGCGGCGCGTTGTGAAAACACGTTATTAGGCAAACCGTGGACAGACGCTAATATTAAGTTAGCGATGCAGGAACTGTATAACGACTTTGAACCGCTATCTGATTTCCGTGCAAGCCAAGAATACCGTTCATTGTCGGCGGCCAACATGCTGCGTCGTTACTTCATTGAACAACAGAACAAAAACAACCAAATCGAAACAAGGGTAACGTCTTATGTCTAA
- the xdhB gene encoding xanthine dehydrogenase molybdopterin binding subunit, whose translation MSKSHEHAMTHEEMVTIAKQDLKTGVGKSVKHDSAAKQVTGEAVYIDDRLEFPNQLHVYARLSTQAHANITKIDLSPCYEFEGVAIAIQAKDVPGELDIGAILPGDPLLADGKVEYYGQPVIAVAANDLETARKAAHAAIIEYEELPAILDVKEALEKEHFVTESHTQQRGDSKAALAKAKHVISGDLEIGGQEHFYLETQISSVMPTEDGGMIVYTSTQNPTEVQKLVAEVIGVPMHKVVIDMRRMGGGFGGKETQAASPACMAAVIAHLTGRPTKMRLLRSEDMQQTGKRHPFYNQYTVGFDDNGVIQGADITVAGNCGYSPDLSSSIVDRAMFHSDNAYYLGDATVVGHRCKTNTASNTAYRGFGGPQGMMTIEHIMDEIARYLKKDPLEVRKANYYGEEGRNVTHYYQTVEDNFLPEITEQLERSSDYHARRKDIAEFNKQSPILKKGLAITPVKFGISFTATFLNQAGALIHIYTDGSIHLNHGGTEMGQGLNIKVAQIVAQEFQVDVERIQITATNTDKVPNTSPTAASSGADLNGKAAQNAAITIKQRLIDFASSHFKVWPEEVVFKNGMVQIRDEIMTFNSFVELAWFNQISLSSTGFYRTPKIYYDHEKARGRPFYYYAYGASCSEVIIDTLTGENKILRVDILHDVGASLNPAIDIGQVEGGFVQGVGWLTTEELVWNKQGRLMTNGPASYKIPAIADMPIDFRTHLLENRSNPEDTVFNSKAVGEPPFMLGMSVWSALKDAISYVAVNGAIPKLNTPATPERILMAIQEVTETAPTSVDAQSETA comes from the coding sequence ATGTCTAAATCACACGAGCATGCGATGACCCACGAAGAGATGGTTACCATTGCAAAACAAGACCTAAAAACTGGCGTAGGTAAAAGCGTTAAACACGACAGTGCAGCCAAGCAAGTAACGGGCGAAGCGGTGTACATTGATGACCGCCTAGAGTTCCCAAATCAGCTGCACGTATACGCACGCCTGAGCACTCAAGCACACGCCAACATCACCAAAATAGATTTATCACCGTGTTACGAATTTGAAGGCGTGGCAATTGCCATTCAAGCGAAAGACGTACCGGGTGAACTGGATATTGGTGCAATTCTTCCGGGTGACCCACTGCTTGCCGATGGCAAAGTAGAATACTACGGCCAACCCGTGATTGCTGTGGCAGCTAACGATTTAGAAACGGCACGCAAAGCCGCACATGCAGCCATTATTGAATACGAAGAGCTGCCAGCAATTCTTGATGTAAAAGAAGCGCTAGAGAAAGAGCACTTCGTCACAGAGAGCCACACTCAACAACGTGGTGACTCGAAAGCAGCACTAGCAAAAGCAAAACACGTGATCTCTGGTGACCTAGAGATCGGCGGCCAAGAGCACTTCTACCTAGAAACTCAAATCAGTAGCGTGATGCCAACCGAAGACGGCGGCATGATCGTGTACACCTCGACCCAAAACCCGACCGAAGTTCAAAAACTGGTTGCGGAAGTGATTGGCGTACCGATGCACAAAGTCGTGATTGATATGCGTCGTATGGGCGGTGGTTTCGGAGGTAAAGAGACTCAAGCAGCCTCTCCAGCGTGTATGGCTGCGGTTATTGCTCACCTTACAGGCCGACCTACCAAAATGCGTCTGCTGCGCAGTGAAGACATGCAGCAAACCGGTAAACGCCACCCGTTCTACAACCAATACACCGTCGGTTTTGACGACAATGGTGTGATTCAAGGTGCCGACATTACCGTGGCAGGTAACTGTGGCTACTCACCAGACTTATCAAGTTCTATTGTCGACCGCGCAATGTTCCACTCAGACAACGCCTATTATCTAGGTGATGCAACTGTGGTTGGTCATCGATGCAAAACCAATACAGCATCGAACACCGCTTACCGTGGCTTTGGTGGCCCGCAAGGCATGATGACGATTGAACACATCATGGACGAGATTGCGCGTTACCTAAAAAAAGATCCTTTGGAAGTACGTAAGGCGAACTACTACGGCGAAGAAGGCCGTAACGTGACCCATTACTACCAAACCGTTGAAGACAACTTTTTACCTGAGATAACCGAACAGCTTGAACGCAGCAGTGACTATCACGCACGTCGTAAAGACATCGCTGAGTTCAACAAACAGAGCCCTATCTTGAAGAAAGGCCTTGCGATCACACCAGTGAAATTCGGCATCTCGTTTACTGCGACTTTCTTGAACCAAGCAGGTGCGCTCATCCATATCTACACCGATGGCAGTATTCATTTGAATCACGGTGGTACGGAAATGGGGCAAGGCTTGAACATCAAAGTGGCGCAAATCGTTGCACAGGAGTTCCAAGTCGATGTCGAACGTATCCAGATCACCGCTACAAACACAGACAAAGTTCCGAACACATCACCAACCGCAGCCTCATCGGGCGCCGACCTCAACGGTAAGGCCGCGCAAAACGCCGCAATAACCATTAAGCAACGCCTGATCGACTTCGCTTCTTCGCACTTCAAAGTGTGGCCTGAAGAAGTGGTGTTTAAGAATGGCATGGTGCAGATCCGCGATGAGATAATGACCTTCAACTCGTTTGTTGAACTGGCTTGGTTTAACCAAATCTCGCTATCGAGCACTGGTTTCTACCGCACGCCGAAGATCTACTACGATCACGAGAAAGCACGCGGTCGCCCGTTCTACTACTACGCGTATGGTGCCTCTTGTTCAGAAGTTATCATCGATACCCTAACCGGCGAAAACAAGATTCTACGTGTCGATATTTTGCATGACGTGGGGGCTTCACTGAACCCTGCGATTGATATCGGCCAAGTCGAAGGTGGCTTTGTGCAAGGTGTCGGTTGGTTAACAACGGAAGAGTTGGTTTGGAACAAGCAAGGCCGCTTGATGACCAATGGCCCGGCAAGCTACAAGATCCCAGCGATTGCCGATATGCCAATTGATTTCAGAACGCACCTTTTGGAAAACCGCAGCAACCCAGAAGACACAGTATTCAACTCGAAAGCCGTGGGTGAGCCCCCTTTCATGTTGGGTATGTCGGTATGGAGCGCACTGAAAGACGCAATCAGCTATGTCGCCGTTAACGGCGCGATTCCTAAGCTCAACACACCTGCAACGCCAGAACGTATTCTGATGGCGATTCAGGAAGTCACTGAAACGGCTCCGACATCGGTCGATGCTCAATCAGAAACGGCTTAG
- the xdhC gene encoding xanthine dehydrogenase accessory protein XdhC — protein sequence MFKDNWIHELAKLEENYEPCVMVTVLEDRGSVPRDAGTKMLVTRDRIIATIGGGHLEHVATKMAREMLIASEKSLKVERFNLGARLGQCCGGMATLSFEPIGTQQNHLVLFGAGHVAKALLHIVATLPFRVTWIDEREEVFPETLPHGVKKLVSDDPVGEVKHMPPNSYYLVMTHNHQLDFDLTKAIIDREDSRYFGMIGSLTKRKKFDFRLEQRGYSQEQIETMICPIGISAVNGKHPAEIAVSVAGELIAHYQGQALEQKRPTKQYRNQDLTDQHSQPSDVGEPPLEEKIA from the coding sequence ATGTTTAAGGATAATTGGATTCACGAACTGGCAAAACTGGAAGAGAACTACGAACCGTGTGTGATGGTGACGGTGCTCGAAGACAGAGGCTCCGTTCCACGCGATGCGGGTACCAAAATGCTTGTCACTCGTGACCGAATCATCGCTACGATTGGTGGTGGTCACCTTGAACATGTGGCCACTAAAATGGCTCGCGAGATGCTGATTGCCAGCGAAAAATCACTCAAAGTAGAACGCTTCAACCTAGGCGCTCGTCTAGGCCAATGTTGTGGCGGAATGGCGACGTTAAGCTTTGAGCCGATTGGCACTCAGCAGAATCACCTTGTGTTGTTTGGCGCAGGACACGTAGCCAAAGCGCTACTGCACATTGTCGCGACTCTGCCCTTCCGTGTGACCTGGATTGATGAACGTGAAGAAGTGTTCCCTGAAACGCTGCCACACGGTGTTAAAAAGCTTGTTTCAGATGATCCGGTTGGCGAAGTGAAACACATGCCACCAAACAGCTACTACCTTGTGATGACCCACAACCACCAGCTCGATTTTGACCTAACCAAAGCCATAATCGACCGTGAAGACAGCCGTTACTTCGGCATGATCGGCTCGCTTACCAAGCGCAAGAAGTTCGACTTCCGCTTAGAGCAACGCGGCTACAGCCAAGAGCAAATTGAAACCATGATTTGTCCGATTGGCATTAGTGCAGTCAATGGCAAACACCCTGCCGAAATTGCGGTATCGGTTGCGGGTGAACTGATCGCACACTATCAAGGCCAAGCCCTTGAACAAAAGCGCCCAACCAAACAATATCGAAATCAGGATTTGACCGATCAACACAGTCAACCAAGCGACGTAGGCGAACCACCATTGGAAGAGAAGATCGCCTAA
- the guaD gene encoding guanine deaminase: MTTQRKAYRASILHSVADPKDVGIDESYDYFEDGVLVVENGHVVDLGHADEVLARQPKTLEVKEYKDKLITSGFIDTHIHYPQTGMIASYGEQLLDWLENYTFPEEKRFKNPVYAHKVAKLFLDELASNGTTTALVFGTVHKESVNVFFEEAEKRNLRMIAGKVLMDRNAPDYLTDTPESGYADSKELIEKWHNRSRLLYAVTPRFAPTSTPEQLATVGKLLEEYPDVYMHTHLSENEKEIEWVKSLFPERDSYLDVYDHYGLLHKRSVFAHGIHLSDCECKRLADTESAIAFCPTSNLFLGSGLFRLPEMEEHGIRVGVGTDVGAGTSFSILQTMSEAYKIMQLQHKKLHPAKSLFLATLGGARSLHLEDQIGNLEVGKEADFVVLDLHATQLMRFRMEQATKLEEKLFVLMSLGDDRTVSETYIYGEKAYDVNFKDYKKLVS, encoded by the coding sequence ATGACAACGCAACGCAAAGCTTATCGCGCCAGTATTTTACACAGCGTCGCCGACCCAAAAGACGTCGGTATCGATGAGTCTTACGACTATTTTGAAGACGGTGTTTTAGTGGTTGAGAACGGCCATGTCGTCGACTTAGGCCATGCCGATGAGGTATTGGCTCGCCAACCTAAAACACTCGAAGTAAAAGAATACAAAGACAAACTGATCACCTCTGGCTTTATTGATACGCACATCCACTACCCTCAAACAGGGATGATCGCGTCTTACGGTGAGCAACTTCTTGATTGGCTAGAGAACTACACCTTTCCAGAAGAAAAGCGCTTCAAAAACCCAGTCTACGCACACAAAGTGGCGAAGCTATTCCTAGACGAACTGGCAAGCAACGGCACCACTACGGCACTGGTTTTTGGCACGGTACACAAAGAGTCGGTCAACGTATTCTTTGAAGAAGCTGAGAAGCGTAACCTACGCATGATCGCAGGTAAGGTATTGATGGATCGCAACGCGCCTGATTACCTCACCGACACACCAGAATCTGGCTATGCAGACTCCAAGGAACTGATTGAGAAATGGCATAACCGCAGTCGTTTGCTTTACGCGGTGACACCTCGTTTTGCGCCAACCAGTACTCCAGAGCAACTTGCTACTGTCGGTAAACTGCTAGAAGAATATCCAGACGTGTACATGCACACTCACCTTTCTGAAAACGAGAAAGAGATCGAGTGGGTGAAATCGCTGTTCCCAGAGCGCGACAGTTACCTAGATGTCTATGACCATTACGGACTACTTCATAAGCGTTCGGTATTTGCTCATGGTATTCACCTTTCTGATTGTGAGTGTAAGCGCCTAGCGGATACCGAATCTGCCATCGCCTTTTGCCCAACTTCGAACTTGTTCTTAGGCTCGGGTTTGTTCCGATTACCTGAGATGGAAGAACACGGCATTCGTGTCGGCGTCGGTACTGATGTTGGCGCAGGTACCAGCTTCTCGATTCTGCAAACCATGAGTGAAGCGTACAAGATCATGCAGCTACAACATAAGAAGCTGCACCCAGCCAAATCGCTGTTCTTAGCAACACTTGGCGGTGCACGTTCACTGCATCTAGAAGACCAGATTGGTAACTTGGAAGTGGGTAAAGAGGCGGATTTCGTGGTATTAGATCTACACGCAACTCAACTAATGCGGTTTAGAATGGAACAAGCTACCAAGCTCGAAGAGAAGCTGTTTGTACTGATGAGTTTAGGTGACGACAGAACCGTTAGCGAGACTTACATCTATGGTGAAAAGGCCTACGACGTAAACTTCAAAGATTACAAGAAGCTCGTTAGTTAG
- a CDS encoding AEC family transporter produces the protein MFEQVVSILFPVFALASAGFAVGRWLKPDFKPINRINMDVCIPALVFASLTTMPLDTEQLPLITASLVAVLVPALLMIPICKIFKLNFKAWAPPHMFRNSGNLAIPLFTYTFGESALAPAVLLFVVSACVHISVGLALLSEGNPIKQILKMPIFLAAALAMTLNLSGIAVWNPIYEATSLLGQAAVPIMLLSLGSQMVNLKLSGLKVGLLCTAQSLFTGAIAFAIIYFFIPLPTLHLQMMVLFTMLPPAVMNYLFAERFNVEPPKVASMVLFGNFLSVVTLPILLSFALSMSN, from the coding sequence ATGTTCGAACAGGTCGTCAGCATTCTGTTTCCCGTTTTTGCCTTAGCCAGTGCTGGCTTTGCGGTCGGTCGTTGGCTCAAGCCCGATTTCAAACCGATCAATCGCATCAACATGGATGTGTGTATTCCTGCGCTAGTGTTTGCATCGCTGACCACCATGCCGCTCGACACAGAACAACTGCCACTCATCACCGCCTCTTTGGTCGCGGTGTTGGTGCCCGCTTTATTGATGATACCAATCTGCAAGATCTTTAAACTCAATTTCAAAGCTTGGGCTCCGCCACACATGTTCCGCAACAGTGGCAACCTGGCGATTCCCCTATTCACGTATACCTTTGGTGAGAGCGCATTAGCCCCTGCAGTACTGCTGTTTGTGGTGTCAGCTTGCGTGCACATTAGTGTTGGCTTAGCGCTGTTGAGTGAAGGTAATCCGATCAAACAGATCCTCAAAATGCCGATATTCTTAGCCGCAGCATTAGCGATGACGCTAAACCTATCTGGCATTGCAGTTTGGAATCCAATCTACGAAGCCACATCGCTACTCGGCCAAGCTGCCGTGCCTATCATGCTGTTGTCGCTAGGTTCGCAAATGGTCAACTTGAAGCTGAGTGGGCTCAAAGTTGGCTTGCTGTGTACGGCTCAATCTCTGTTCACAGGGGCCATCGCCTTTGCCATCATCTACTTCTTTATTCCGCTGCCTACGCTGCACTTACAAATGATGGTGCTGTTCACCATGCTGCCACCTGCAGTGATGAACTACCTGTTCGCAGAAAGGTTCAATGTCGAGCCGCCTAAAGTCGCGTCTATGGTGTTATTCGGCAACTTCCTGAGCGTGGTGACTTTGCCGATCTTGTTGTCATTCGCGCTGTCTATGTCGAACTAA
- a CDS encoding GrpB family protein codes for MKFYPAEQYQVACNELFVRYERDIKKLVPNVRVEHIGASSIPFAVSKGDLDIFVGVELGELEDVIGRLTTLGFNEKLDTLRTPELCMLESTSAHDVALQVVANGSEFECFLRFRDKLRANPALVQQYNALKMACEGWSQEEYREKKSVFIEHVLALK; via the coding sequence ATGAAATTTTACCCCGCGGAACAATACCAAGTGGCTTGCAACGAGCTGTTTGTCCGATACGAACGTGACATCAAAAAGCTAGTCCCTAATGTGAGAGTTGAGCACATAGGCGCATCTTCTATTCCTTTTGCCGTGTCTAAGGGCGATCTAGATATCTTCGTTGGAGTGGAACTTGGCGAACTTGAGGATGTTATAGGGAGACTCACAACACTCGGCTTCAATGAGAAACTCGATACCTTAAGAACACCGGAACTGTGTATGTTGGAATCTACATCCGCTCATGATGTGGCCTTGCAAGTGGTCGCCAATGGTTCTGAGTTCGAATGCTTTCTAAGGTTTCGTGACAAGCTACGTGCGAATCCGGCACTAGTTCAGCAATACAATGCCCTCAAAATGGCTTGTGAAGGTTGGTCGCAAGAAGAGTACCGTGAAAAGAAGTCGGTTTTTATCGAGCATGTGTTGGCTTTGAAATAA
- a CDS encoding DJ-1/PfpI family protein — protein sequence MDIAILTFDGFNELDSFIAAGILNRMKEFDWNVQITSPTESVTSMNGVTIQSQQPLEFANTADAVLFGSGMLTRDIAQDDKLLSRLSLNPQTQLIGGQCSGTLLMSVLGLLNQVPACTDLTTKPWVIESGVTVLDQPFYAEGNIATAGGCLSSKYLAAWVICKLAGQAHAEAAIHYVAPVGEKEDSVNHCMSIVSTYV from the coding sequence ATGGATATTGCCATACTAACATTTGATGGATTCAACGAGCTAGATTCTTTCATCGCAGCGGGTATTTTGAATCGAATGAAAGAGTTTGACTGGAATGTGCAGATTACTAGCCCTACAGAATCAGTGACTTCAATGAATGGAGTCACAATCCAATCTCAGCAACCTTTGGAGTTTGCCAATACTGCTGATGCGGTATTGTTTGGAAGTGGCATGTTGACCCGCGATATCGCCCAAGATGATAAATTACTCTCGAGGTTAAGCCTTAACCCACAAACACAATTGATTGGCGGTCAATGCTCAGGGACTTTGTTAATGTCGGTGTTGGGATTGCTGAATCAGGTTCCAGCCTGTACTGATTTAACAACGAAACCATGGGTAATAGAATCCGGCGTGACTGTGTTGGATCAGCCGTTTTATGCGGAAGGTAACATTGCTACAGCGGGTGGCTGTTTGTCGTCCAAATACTTAGCTGCATGGGTTATCTGTAAGCTCGCAGGCCAAGCACATGCCGAAGCTGCAATCCACTATGTTGCGCCAGTTGGTGAGAAAGAAGACTCTGTGAATCATTGCATGTCGATAGTAAGTACTTACGTTTAA
- a CDS encoding DUF3644 domain-containing protein: protein MLKSELAKRDGASSIFKDGDFSISIREAMSKLMDPSDNVFKNLETLIDLRDQAIHLLIPELQPQLSRLFQATVLNYQKRYKLLMGNSPLAGQSVGLLSLIVDGFEPETAVIKETYGELTACQVKSFLTKFTEIAKECDSDEFSISIDYKLALTKKSSESDLSLSLSDGGEKAIIIRETKGPDITHPYHQKTAIEEINARQEYVNITSHSFQAVVKKNKTQNAKCSNYHYELDGRHRYSEAFIEWFVNNLHQKNWLTGALKSYRNRRKKATA, encoded by the coding sequence ATGTTGAAATCGGAATTGGCTAAAAGAGACGGAGCATCAAGCATTTTTAAAGATGGTGACTTTAGCATTAGCATTCGTGAAGCTATGTCTAAGCTAATGGACCCTTCTGACAATGTATTTAAGAATTTGGAAACCTTAATAGATTTGCGTGATCAGGCTATTCATCTTTTAATTCCAGAATTACAACCTCAACTATCGCGTTTATTTCAAGCAACGGTTCTTAACTATCAAAAACGGTATAAATTACTAATGGGTAATAGCCCACTAGCTGGTCAAAGTGTGGGTTTGCTTAGTCTTATTGTTGATGGATTTGAGCCTGAAACCGCGGTAATTAAAGAAACTTATGGAGAGCTTACCGCTTGCCAAGTTAAAAGTTTTTTGACGAAATTTACTGAAATTGCGAAAGAGTGTGATTCAGATGAATTTTCTATATCTATAGATTACAAATTGGCATTGACTAAAAAATCGTCAGAAAGTGATTTATCGCTCTCCCTGAGTGACGGCGGTGAGAAAGCAATCATCATTCGAGAGACCAAAGGCCCAGATATCACTCATCCGTATCACCAGAAAACGGCCATTGAAGAAATCAACGCAAGACAAGAGTATGTAAATATTACAAGCCACTCCTTTCAAGCGGTTGTTAAGAAAAACAAAACTCAGAACGCCAAATGTTCAAATTACCATTATGAGTTAGATGGACGACATAGATACTCAGAAGCATTCATTGAATGGTTTGTGAATAATTTACATCAGAAGAATTGGTTGACTGGCGCTTTGAAAAGTTATCGCAATAGGCGTAAGAAAGCGACTGCCTGA